Proteins found in one Triticum urartu cultivar G1812 chromosome 4, Tu2.1, whole genome shotgun sequence genomic segment:
- the LOC125550532 gene encoding folate transporter 1, chloroplastic, with protein MPPGTSPPSTEAWTWENAVAGATAGFATVATFHPLDVVRTRFQVSGGRGLSDLPPYRNTGHAVYTIARSEGLRGLYAGFYPAVLGSTVSWGLYFFFYNRAKQRYLQEKDVQLRPFDHLASAAEAGALVCLFTNPIWLVKTRMQLQTPGHTSSYSGFSDALRTIRKEEGWRALYRGIGPGLLLVTHGAIQFTAYEELRKAMISAKSKQTRGDDKGSEDLLNSVDYAALGAGSKLSAILLTYPYQVIRARLQQRPGSDGIPKYSDSWHVVKETARYEGVRGFYRGITSNLLKNLPAASVTFVVYENVIKLFRATKEKT; from the exons ATGCCGCCGGGGACCTCTCCGCCGTCGACGGAGGCGTGGACCTGGGAGAACGCCGTAGCCGGAGCGACCGCCGGCTTCGCCACCGTCGCGACCTTCCACCCGCTCGACGTCGTCCGCACCCGCTTCCAAG TGAGCGGCGGGAGAGGGTTGTCCGACTTGCCGCCGTACAGGAACACGGGACACGCTGTGTACACCATCGCACGATCTGAG GGCCTGAGGGGACTTTATGCCGGCTTTTATCCTGCAGTCCTGGGATCAACCGTTTCTTGGGGGCTATATTTCTTTTT TTACAACAGAGCTAAACAAAGATACTTACAGGAGAAGGATGTTCAGCTCCGTCCATTCGACCATCTTGCCTCAGCTGCAGAAGCAGGTGCTTTG GTTTGCCTGTTTACAAATCCCATATGGCTGGTGAAAACACGGATGCAACTACAAACACCCGGGCATACTTCGTCTTATTCTGGATTTTCGG ATGCTTTGAGAACTATTCGGAAAGAGGAGGGATGGCGAGCACTTTATAGAGGGATCGGGCCTGGACTTTTGCTG GTCACCCATGGCGCGATACAATTCACTGCCTATGAGGAACTTCGCAAGGCTATGATATCTGCGAAAAGTAAACAAACAAGGGGAGATGACAAAGGCAGCGAGGATTTATTG AACTCCGTTGATTATGCGGCACTTGGCGCTGGTTCAAAATTATCTGCTATTCTGCTTACTTATCCTTATCAG GTTATCCGAGCCCGCTTACAG caacgaCCTGGTAGTGATGGTATCCCAAAGTACTCAGATAGTTGGCATGTAGTGAAGGAAACTGCAAG GTACGAAGGTGTCCGGGGTTTTTACAGGGGCATCACGTCCAACCTGTTGAAGAACCTTCCAGCGGCTTCTGTGACGTTTGTGGTGTATGAAAATGTCATCAAACTATTCAGAGCAACCAAGGAGAAGACGTAG